The Corticium candelabrum chromosome 14 unlocalized genomic scaffold, ooCorCand1.1 SUPER_14_unloc_1, whole genome shotgun sequence genomic sequence TTTCGCTATTAACGCCAAACGATTCATCAAGTATACTGACCCTCTTCAACGAGCAACTTGGCTAGTTGAGGATTACTAACCACTGCGTAATGTAGAGGTGTCTTTCCTTCAAGGTCACGAGCATTAACCACTACTCCTGCATCTAACAACATTTTTGAAATCTCTTCGTAGCCATTTCTTGAAGCGTAATGAAGAGCAGTCTGTAATAACAAAGCGTTATATAAAtattacaaaaacaaacaaacgtcttttaaaattaattttcaGTATTTACCAATCCTTTTGTATCCGAGATTTGAGCGTTTGCTCCCTTGAGAAGAAGTTTTTCTGACAACGCCTCAAATTTACGATCAAGAGCAATTAGAAGTGAAGActttttttctttgtcttgtgCGTTGACATCAGCTTTTGCTTCGTCAGTGAGTAAATCAACCACTCTTGTGTTGTTCACCAAAGTTGCAATGTGTAATGGTGTCTTGCCTTCCTCATCTTTGACATCACCATTTGCACCTCTTGCAACAAGCCTGCATGCTGCTTCATATCTATCTGGGTCAGCAGCTAATGAAAGGTTTGCCAATAAAACGAAACTCTACGTAAAGATAATTAAAGCATTAATTGGCACTGTATGTATCTCACCGGCTGCATGTAGAGGTGTCCGTCTCGCTTTGTTCTTGTGACAAGGATCTGCTCCCAGGTCGACTAACGCGTCGACGCTTTCACCCGTGAGACAATAGCTCAGTGGAGAATCGCCGGCATTGTTTACAGCTGTGGCTGCTTTAGGAGCGTGTTCACCAATTGCCACAATACATGGAATAGAATCCGCTTTTGTTGCTACCTAGATATAAATGTTTTAACTTAGATAaggtgtgacagtgtgtgtgtgtgtgtgtgtgtgtgtgtgtgtgtgtgtgtgtgtgtgtgtgtgtgtgtgtgtgtgtgtgtgtgtgtgtgtgtgtgtctgtgtgtgtctgtgtctgtgtgtctgtgtgctcACATCCATTGGAGATGCACCGCGATTACTTCTGGAAGTCAGCTCAGCACCCAGTTTTACAGCTGCTGCAATGTATTCCGGGTTATTAGCAGAAGAAGCTACTAACACTGAAGATTCGCCTGTTTTGTTTCCTGCGTTGATGTTAACTGTAACATTTATTAGTAAACAGTTATTAACTATAatcaaaatacacacacacacacacacacacacacacacacacacacacacacacacacacgcacacacacacacacacacacacacgcacacgcacacacacacacacacacacacacacacacacacacacacacacacgcacacacacacacacacacacacacacacacacgcacacacaaacatcacacacacacacacacacacacacacacgcacacacacacacacacacacacacacacacacacacaaacatcacacacacacacacacacacacacacacacacacacacacacacacacacacaccacaccacacaccacacaccacacaccacatcacacacacacacacacacaccacacacacacacacacacacacacacacacacacacacacacacacacacacacacacacacacacacacacacacacacacacacacatacagacacacacacacacacacacacacacacacacacacacacacacacacacacacacacacacacacacacacacacacacacacatgggcaaatgtcaagccctccacgtcattcgtgaatgacgtcaaccttaattAAGGTTggttagttgcggagatagctccccctgccccTAGAGAAAATCCACCTGGaacttggccagagtcatccaggggcactgactatgacgcagctttgggactggacaccaaggcccacatgtactcgtctgctgcatgatgttatggccaagccagcagtcatgtccaccccagtcaatgaccaggtactcatttatactcctgagtcgagagaagcaattgtgtgtaagtttcttgcttaaggaaattatgcgatagctcgccatcactgtgacttgaacctgcaactcTGCAAGGTCAcgaatgttttcattctccaaatgcactctctaaccaactgagctattgcaccacacacacacacacacacacacacacacacacacacacacacacacacacacacacacacacacacacacacacacacacacacacacacacacacacacacacaacactaccCGCATCTATGTAGTTTCGTTTAGCCCTTACGCTTACCACCACATTGTGAGACTAAAAACTCCATCACATCTACGCGATTCTCCTCTGCTGCATGATGCAATGGAGTGGCTTCACTTGCCGTTTTGTCTTTCAGCTCAGCACTAGAGTGATCATGAGACACCAGAACTTTCAACGCAGGCAGATTTCCCGTTCTCGCAGCAACGTGAACTGGAGCCACACCTTTCTAGAACGTCAACCCAATAGCcattaggttaattaattaatttaaacgTCAATTTCTTATTGCGACTTTTTAACCTTGTCAAACGCTTTACTACTAGCACTATGCTCAAGAAGTAGCTTTACAGCATCGGCACTGCAAAATCCTGCGGCTGTGTGTAGAGCAGTAGAACCATTGTCATCTCTTTCATCGCTATCATTTGTCTCTTGAATTATCTTTCTTGCCAACTCAACATTTTCTTGCAAAATACTTTTCTGaaaatataaacacacacacaattatacatacatgtacaaaaaGTGTGATGTACACAGATCCGTAGAAAGCATTTCAAAGTGGTCCGGCTAACGCACGCTAAGAAGTGTGGCTATGGAAGCGGCGAAGAGAGCAGTCGTATCCGGTAGCAAATAATCTGTTGCACAACGTGTTCTTGAATAATTACTCTCGTTTAACAACTCAGTGAATTACTGCAATTTGTGGATACGCAATGACCTCAGAGCAGTATAACTAGCAATTACGTCAACATGCAGTTTCGTTTCAActatcaatatattaattatttaatcacctatattTTCAACGAATAGTTACGAGCAATCGTCGACTTTCGGAAGTACAGTTTTAAACAATGGTTCTGCCTGAACCGACCGGACCGGTTTCTACGGTCCTGGGCCTCTCAAAGTTTCAAGTGGTCCCGCTGGACTGGTTCCTACGGCCCTACACTACACGTGCAGCATCAAATGGTGAAATATCAAACGATGTACGTACCTGGAGTGCTCCCAAACCAGTTGTTCTATCAAtcagcaactgtctgtctttgaTACTTCCACCAAACGACCTATGATGATCTCGACTTTTTGATTCTTCATCAAGCCTGGCAAAAACATATTACAATATGTTAACTAAGTCAAAATATATGTTTAAACTttttactgtatatatatatatatatatatatatgtatatatatatatatatatatatatatatatatatatatatatacgtttCTAAAACATAATGTTTGTCTTTTGCATGTTTGCAATCCATGCAAATATTTCTCTCTTCCTCGGTTAACGTCTTTTTCAGACCCCACTTCTTTTCCTTAAATTTCGTGCATCGACAATCTGATTCACGACAGGATTTTACTCCTTCAAACGGAAATCCGAATGTATCGCACGCATCGTTCATCTTCGAAGCTGTGACAAACTTTCCTCCCGCGACTCCTATacaaatttacaaaaaataGAGTTTTCTCAAAGTACTACTTTAGATACTGTAGCTACAATATCTCACCAATAAACGCTTTGATAATGAGTTCGGCGTCCTTTCCAAGTCGGTGAGACTTCTTGTATGCTGACAGCCACGTGTCCCACTCTACTTGAGCTTCCTAATTATATATAAGCACAATAACAACATTAGGTGATTCACTGGTTATTAGACTAGTAGATAAGTAAGCTATACATATTATTGCTTTGCAACTTGcaaaattatataatatatttatctattatttatttatttattatttatttattattttttatttatttattttttatttttttattcatttatttatttactttttctttaattaattaattaattatttatttatttacaaacatacaaacagacacgtgGTGGTGCAATGAGAAGCCAGAACTCTCTATAGGATGGCTGTTTAGTCGTGTTACTAAGTGGCTTTTTGATAGACATAAGACTCAAATATAAACCGTTCACGTGGTTGGTACAGTCTGACATCTGATTTGAGTAAAATGCAGGTGGTGGGGGATGAGGCATCAAAGGACATCAGAGTCTACACATGACGGTGAGCTATAGGTAGGCATTTCCTTTCGGAAAGCGCTTTCTGATGTTAAGTTAAGTTAGACACTTCTCTTAGACAACAGAAAACGTTTATGGACACCTATGTACAGTACTTGTAAACACTGTCACACTACGAAAATTCAATTTCCAAATTTCTTTGCAGTTTTTGATCGTCAAATTGGGGGGAATGCCCCCTGTACTCCCAGCTCCACCGCCACTGAAATGGGACGCCGTCTCAacacgcacacccacacattcCAGTATACATCACACCACAACAATCCACccacacactaaacacaccTATAGTAAACATGCTGGTACGTACTATACTAATAGGCACACAGaattgcaaacaagcaaacaaacacacgcacacacgcacgcgcacacatgtacactcaTTTCTACTCaagcatgcaagcacacacaaccGAATAATCAATTGTAAGCGCAATGTCACCAACTCGGAAACAGCGTAAAACACTTTGTGCGGTTGTCTAGGTTATAAGATGTCTAATCGCGCATCGCTATATCTTACTCTACCTTGTTTCCAAACGAATCACACCAAAACTTCTTCGCCTTCGCATCTGTAAACATGCCTGCGACAGTCCAAGAGGATCCATGCTGGTTCCTCACGCGAAACTGCAAATTGTCCAAGTCGTCCAAACTCGTTTGCAGCCTTTCCAACGTCGAATCATCGAGACTACGTCTAGGAATCCTAGCCAGTCGACGCAGTTTCTTCGTGGCTATGGTCAACAAATCACGAAACTTGTTGCTGTGGTCGGTCTTGACCGGACTCGGTAGAGAAACTTGGATGTCTTTAGCGACAGCGCGCGCTTTCTTTTGCAAATGTGAGACGAGGTCACGAAACTTTGGTGACAATCTCTTCGTGTCGGCAAGACAAGCCTTGACTTCGTTTTCCATCGGATTTAGCAAGTCATCAAACTTGCCTCTGAATGCCATCGTTTTTTCTGTACAAATACAAAGCAACGTGAAGAGATAGATAGAACACAAGTTTGAAGATTGATGCTGCTCGGCTGGCACCGCCCCTCTAATAAGTAACCGCCTACGTCTGTTGTCTCGACGTGCATGTGACAGTAGGAAAATTAAGGGCGCATTAATGATTTCTATATtttctgtctgcttttctACCAACGCAGGCAGGTGATAGGAGTGTAAACGAGTACCTCAGACCAGGTACCTGTTTATACTCCTTAGTCGacagaagcaattgtgtgtgcggatgttgcccaaggaaattgtGCCATAGCTTggcatcactgtgacttgaactctCGGATGTCTAGTCTCACTCTACTGGATGACTCCCTAGCCAACTGAGATATTGCgccactcactcactcactttatTCAATTTCACTGGTAAACACACTTTATCTGACAGTCACTCGCAAGAAAACTTGTACATCACTATCACTAatacaaactaaacactacaacacacctacacaaactcactcactcactcactcactcactcactcactcactcacccatccacctacccacccatccacccacccacccactcacccacccacccacacacacacacacacacacacacacacacacacacacacactcacacacacacacacacacacacacacacacacacacacacaaacacacacaaacacacacacacacacacacacacacacacacacacacacacacacacaaacacacacgcacacacacacacacacacacacacacacacacacacacacacaccacaatgtTGCAAACCTACATGCACCACTGACACAGCGCTCTTTTCTCACCAACATGTTAAAGTGAGGTAGATACatacagcaacaacagtgaGGCGGATAGACATCAAGAATTGAACATAAGGCAGAATGGAACAATGCGTGATTGGTACAGGTAgtcagcacaactgcacagtaGCCATATATGTATAAGGAGCAAACAGAGGCGGATCCAGACGGGGGCACTGGGGGCACGTGTCCCCCTTCAGAAATATGTCTTCTGATTATTTTCCTTACCAGAGAGGCTTTGCTGCAGTTTTGCTTGTCTTCTGTAGTTCTAAACGAAGTCAAGATATCTATACATGTTTCTCGGAACAGAATTTAACACATCTGTCATCTTAATTTAATGGACGACTAAAGCAATTTTACATCACTTTTAGAtaatgtgacgtcatactatTTCTGTTTGGTTTTTTGTGCCCTCCTTCGATCGGGTTCTGGATCCGCCTCTGGCAGAGGCTGCTGCAGCTGTATGGGGATGCATCAGACCCCTCATGAGTGTCAAGGAAACAACTATAGAACATCTGACTGACCACGAAAAAATTTGACACATTTAATTCCCAACAGATTGATTCTGTTGGCGGAGCTGAGAGTTCCAAATTGAGAGACCAATTCTCTCATCACACATTTTGGTCATGATATGCTGTGAACTCAATGCGGTCTGGCCTCGGTAAAGATaacaaaaacataaatttaATCAACAATGTTTGTTTCACCATACTACTATTTCAACATTTGTTTGCGCAGAAATAGCAACAGACTGACCATCAATTCATACTCTGATCTGAATAACAAACTTGATGGATATTCGGAACGTAATAGTCATTAGATAGTCGACAAAATTTATGACCATGCCTACGAAAGCTGGGGATATAGCCCCGTCTAACTCATGCCACACTACGCCATGAGAAGATCTATGTTGGTTCCTCACGCAAAACTGCAAATTGTCCAGGTCGTCTATTAAAACTAGTTTGCAGCCTTTCCAACGTCGAATCATCGAGACTACGCCTAGAAATCCTAGCCAGTTGACGCAGCTTCTTCGTAGTTAATGTATGATCACAAATATCAAAACTTGTTGCTGTGGTCGGACTAAGTATTACTGTAATGAAACTTGGATGTCTTTAGCGACAGCGCGCGTCTTAACTTAATTCTTGATTCTGCAAGTGTGAGACGAGGTCGCAAAACTTTGGTGACAATCTCCTCGTGTCGGCAAGAAAAGCCTTAACTTCTTTAGAGCAAGCCATCAAACTTGCCGATAGATGCAACGTAATTCGGTCtctagatacatacatacgatCTTGCtgtacaacaacacaaagtaACATCTAGTAACTAACTGTGCCTGTTGCGCTAgcttagcctcgtccccagactcacgtgagcctggcagtgtccggttcccgtaggACACTTTTAGCCTCCAGTCGGTCTGGACTCACTGCGCCTACTTTCACATACTTACTTCGCTAAGTGTCACCACGTCATAgccttggcaccccacgtgactaactAGTACTACGTCACGAACTCAtttagcttatatctatctaatgtgtgacccagcagattgtgtacCACGCCCAAGCCTccaaacagcgcatggtgactctccacggtgagtgattcaccaagttcacgctctccaaattctcaagacgacttcagcatgtggaaaaggtgagtgtattcctacgtTATCGTCGTACTCGTGTAGACTGGCGaacctgccaagtctagttacagc encodes the following:
- the LOC134197845 gene encoding uncharacterized protein LOC134197845: MAFRGKFDDLLNPMENEVKACLADTKRLSPKFRDLVSHLQKKARAVAKDIQVSLPSPVKTDHSNKFRDLLTIATKKLRRLARIPRRSLDDSTLERLQTSLDDLDNLQFRVRNQHGSSWTVAGMFTDAKAKKFWCDSFGNKEAQVEWDTWLSAYKKSHRLGKDAELIIKAFIGVAGGKFVTASKMNDACDTFGFPFEGVKSCRESDCRCTKFKEKKWGLKKTLTEEERNICMDCKHAKDKHYVLETLDEESKSRDHHRSFGGSIKDRQLLIDRTTGLGALQKSILQENVELARKIIQETNDSDERDDNGSTALHTAAGFCSADAVKLLLEHSASSKAFDKKGVAPVHVAARTGNLPALKVLVSHDHSSAELKDKTASEATPLHHAAEENRVDVMEFLVSQCGVNINAGNKTGESSVLVASSANNPEYIAAAVKLGAELTSRSNRGASPMDVATKADSIPCIVAIGEHAPKAATAVNNAGDSPLSYCLTGESVDALVDLGADPCHKNKARRTPLHAAAADPDRYEAACRLVARGANGDVKDEEGKTPLHIATLVNNTRVVDLLTDEAKADVNAQDKEKKSSLLIALDRKFEALSEKLLLKGANAQISDTKGLTALHYASRNGYEEISKMLLDAGVVVNARDLEGKTPLHYAVVSNPQLAKLLVEEGADMFIRDAQGDTGLALSRKTGQPLKSLTNLETEILDFTEATKDELAAQSGPICPSKCFADGPGLKGGYVNTRYSFSVFTCDENGKLQTAGGAPLVIQIILADTKSNITATPGQTENRRLIIADNMDGTYSVAFELANVGSHQFHILIGEKPVRGSPCAVPLQQFVAPAPPVISATNYKPADYADDKIQFAKNEGIGQVDIAIVCDTTSSMGPEIKTAQKLMQDLIDSINDEPLCSDLRLSIIAFRDHPPEETTYVTQVWPLTSNIGTVKRAVNSLRAKGGGDPPEAVADALKEVVDLNWDEAQRPHAVRMVVLIGDAPPHGMIGIKCPDNFPKGCPVGHDWLILAEQCRSKKINIYTVLCRNYARTAQAFNAISVSSGGQCFQIRSESDNAEIINLTKLHVHVLLDHQLTTSTVSDVIIKNPLAESTFEGRLERVKEELSSIGFTVRRLQTAEGVATIEIRSVIEEDVHKALEDLKSCERLVNTKRDRALMDHMGKKLYALRKIQGSFFST